GCTTTTTCATGATTGCCGAGACGATTCTGATATTCGATCATGTGAACCATCAGATTAGGGTGGTAGTGAACGCACATATTGACGGAGATGTGGACACGGCTTATGCGAATGCAGTTGCGAAAATTGACGCTTTGGTTAAAAAACTCACGGCTGTTCCAGAAACACGTCTGGACGTGAACAAAGATGAGCCATCAGAGCCGCAAGAGGAGGTCTTATCAGAGCCGCAGTCGAATTTCACGAAGCCTGCTTATGAGGATATGGTGCGACGCGCCAAAGAATACATAGCAGCAGGGGACATCATCCAAGCTGTATGTTCGCAGCGGCTGAGTTGTCCGGTATCCGTAGACCCATTTGAGGTTTACCGAGCTTTGAGAGTCGTCAACCCCTCGCCATATATGTATTATCTGAAATTTGATAGTTTTAACATCGTGGGTGCATCACCAGAGATGATGGTCCGTGTAGAAGACGGCATCGTCCAGACGGTTCCAATCGCTGGCACACGTCCGCGTGGCGCGACGCCAGAAGAAGACCAAGCGTTAGGACAGGAACTTCTCACGGATCCGAAAGAACGTGCGGAGCACGTCATGCTCGTGGATTTAGGACGCAACGACCTTGGACGTGTATGCGAGTATCATAGCGTTGAGGTGACCGACCTTATGATCGTCGAACGTTTTTCACATGTGATGCACATCGTTTCACGCGTCGTTGGCCGCCTGCGCGAGAATATGACGGCTTTTGATGTCCTTCGCTCGTGTCTACCTGCGGGTACGCTCTCTGGTGCCCCCAAGGTACGCGCGATGGAAATCATCGACGAACTTGAATCGACGCGACGCGCCACATACGGCGGCGCAGTCGGTTACTTCAGTTTCTCTGGCAGTGCTGACACAGCGATTACGATCCGAACTGCCCTCATTAAAGATGGCATCGCTTACGTACAAGCTGGGGGTGGGATCGTCGCGGATTCGGTACCTGAAACCGAGTATTATGAAACCCTAAATAAGGCATGGGCAATGTTCACGGCTATTGATTTGGCGGAGCAAGGGCTCTTGTTGTGAAAGACTTGGATGGAAGGCTGGAAGACAGGAAGGACGGGTGCCCAATCTTCCATTCCATTAAGGAGCAAAAAATGGTTTTAATGATTGATAACTACGACTCCTTTACCTATAATCTCGTTCAGTATCTCGGCGAGCTCGGGGCTGAACTGGAGATTCATCGGAGTCGAAAGATAGGATTGGAAGCATTAGATGCCCTGCAGCCGGAACGAATTGTCATTTCACCTGGGCCTTGCACGCCGAAAGAGGCAGGCA
This is a stretch of genomic DNA from Candidatus Poribacteria bacterium. It encodes these proteins:
- the trpE gene encoding anthranilate synthase component I, with translation MYHPTLEDFREAAKSGNTIPVYRSILADMETPVSAFYKLMPDNYMFLLESVEGGENVARYSFLGSQPSVLFRSKGHQVTIEDLTTGETVSQEYEDPLGALEEMMRNYNPVHIEGLPQFHGGAVGYMSYDMVRFVEELPDSTEDDLQIPDCFFMIAETILIFDHVNHQIRVVVNAHIDGDVDTAYANAVAKIDALVKKLTAVPETRLDVNKDEPSEPQEEVLSEPQSNFTKPAYEDMVRRAKEYIAAGDIIQAVCSQRLSCPVSVDPFEVYRALRVVNPSPYMYYLKFDSFNIVGASPEMMVRVEDGIVQTVPIAGTRPRGATPEEDQALGQELLTDPKERAEHVMLVDLGRNDLGRVCEYHSVEVTDLMIVERFSHVMHIVSRVVGRLRENMTAFDVLRSCLPAGTLSGAPKVRAMEIIDELESTRRATYGGAVGYFSFSGSADTAITIRTALIKDGIAYVQAGGGIVADSVPETEYYETLNKAWAMFTAIDLAEQGLLL